A window of Cellulomonas sp. SLBN-39 genomic DNA:
CACGACCGCGTCGGAGCCGTCCTGCGCGACGGCGCGGGCGCACGCGGCGGTCACGCGTTCCAGCGCGCCGCCGGCGGGGTCGTCGAGCTCCAGCACGGGGATGTCGCAGGCGTGCACGCCCGCGCAGGCGGCGGTGAACCCGTACCGGTCGAGCAGCTCGTGCGCGCGGGGGACGGTGCGGCTCAGGGTCGTGACCACGCTGAACCGGCGCGCCACCAGCGCGGCGGCGTGGAACCCGGCCTGGGCGATGCCGAGCACGGGCCCGCGGGCGAGCTCGCGGGCCGCGTCCAGGCCGGGGTCGCCGAAGCACGCGACGACGTAGGCGTCGACCCCCTGGGCCTCGCCGAGCGCGACCTGCTCGAGCAGGCCGGGCACGGCGAGGACCTCCTCGTAGTGCGACTCGATCGACGCGGGGCCCATGGTCGGCTGCACCGCGTCGACGAGGACGCCGGGGCCCGCCACCGCCCGGGCGGACCGGCCGACGAGGTCGGTCATCGCCCGGGTGGTGTTGGGGTTGATCACGCGCACGTGCACGGCGGGCTCCGGTCGTCGGGGGGGTCAGGCCTGCTGGCTGACGACGGCGGGGACGTCGGTGCTGCCGACGGACACGTGCGGGTCGTCGGCGTCCAGCACGGGCATCTGCGGGTTGCGGCGCTCGAGCCAGACGAACATCGCGTAGCCCAGCCCGCAGCCGACGAACCACGAGTAGCTCGACAGCCAGGTCACGTCGACGAGCCCGAGCTGCGCCAGCGGGCGGGGCAGCACGGCGGTGGCGACGGCGACGAGGCCCGCGGTCCCCACCGTGGCGAGGGCGTTGCGGTTGTAGCCGCGCGAGTACCAGTAGCGGCCGGTCGGGGCCATCGTGAACATGTCGTCGACGTGCACGCGCTGGCGGCCGATCACGTAGTAGCCGGCGATGAGGATGCCGAAGAGCGGGCCGATGAGGGCGCCCAGCACGCCGAGGGTGTAGTGGATCGCCTCGTCGTTGTCGTACCAGTTCCACGGCGTCAGCAGCACCGACCCGACGGCGGCGATCATGCCGCCGGCCCGCCAGGAGATCCTCTGCGGCGCGACGTTGGAGAAGTCGAACGCGGGGGAGATGAAGTTGGCGACGATGTTGATGCCGACGGTCGCGGTGACGAACGTCAGGCCGCCGAGCAGGATCGCGAACGGGGTGTCGATGGCCCGGACGGTCGCGATGGGGTCGGTGATGAGCTCGCCGAACACCGGGACGGTGGCGGACGCGCAGATCACGGTCAGCACGGAGAAGAAGAGGAAGTTGATCGGCAGACCCAGCAGGTTGCCCTTCTTCACGGCTGCGAACGAGCGCCCGTACCGCGAGAAGTCGCCGAAGTTCAGCATGGGGCCGGAGAAGTACGAGACCACCAGCGCGATCGCGGACAGCATCACGGGGATCGACGCCGCGAACGTCATGGGCGGGCCCGCGGACAGGTTGAGGGAGATGTTCGACCAGCCGGCCTCCGAGACGAGGTAGACGGCCATGACGATCATCACCACGTACACGGCGGGCCCGGCCCAGTCGATGAACCGGCGGATCGTCTCCATGCCGTGCCAGAACAGGGCGGCCTGCGCGCACCACAGGATCGCGTAGGAGATCCACCCGAGCGCGTTCAGGCCGAGGAACGACGGCTCCAGCAGCGACTGGGAGGCGGGCACGAACTTGAGGAAGATGATGTTCAGCGACTCGGCGGCGAGGAACGTCTGCACGCCGTACCAGGCGACGGCGATGAGGCCGCGGATGATCGCCGGCACGTTGGCCCCGAGCACCCCGAACACGGCGCGGTTGATGACGGGGTACGGCACGCCCGTCTTCTGCGACGGCTTGGCGACGAGGTTGCAGAACACCTGCACGATCACGATGCCGACGACGAGCGAGACCAGCACCTGCCAGCTGGCGATGCCGAGCGCGAACAGCGACCCGGCGGTGACGTACCCGCCGACGGAGTGCACGTCGGACATCCAGAACGCGAAGATGTTGTACGACGACCAGGTCTGCTTCTTCAGCGGGGCCAGGTCCTCGTTGGTCAGGCGGGGGTCGTAGGTCGCCCGGACCTCGCCGTCGCCGACGGGCATGCCGGCGGCCTCGACGAGGTCGTTCGGTCGTGCGTCGGCGGGCGCGGGCGGCGCGGTGGTCGCGGTGGTGGCGGTGGGCGGGCTGTCGGGCTGCGGTGCGGTCATGGCTGTCCTCGCTCGGGGAGGCGTTCACCCTGGTCGGGTCGGGTGCGGGTCACGTACGGTGAAGCGATCACTGCAGGCGCATGACGCCGGAGGCTCAGTTGTGAATCTATGACTTCACAACGGGTGCCCGGTTTCGCGCGTGTGAACTTCCTGCTTCACCTGTGGGTCGTGGACTGGCGACCAGGACGGAGACCGCCCGTGACGACGACCTCCGGCGAGGACACCGGACGCCTCCTCGAGCACTTCGACACCGAGGTGCTCGGCGCCCGGCTGCGCGCGCTGCGCGAGGCCCGCGGGCTGACGCTGCGCGAGGTCGGCGGGCGGCTCGGCATCTCCGCGTCCGCGGTGTCGCAGATCGAGCGCGGCGTCCTGCGCCCCTCGGTCAACCGCCTCTTCGAGCTCGTCACCGCCGTCGACGCGACGCTCGTCGACGTCTTCGGCTCGGGCGGCACCGACCAGGTCGAGCTCTCC
This region includes:
- a CDS encoding aspartate/glutamate racemase family protein — protein: MHVRVINPNTTRAMTDLVGRSARAVAGPGVLVDAVQPTMGPASIESHYEEVLAVPGLLEQVALGEAQGVDAYVVACFGDPGLDAARELARGPVLGIAQAGFHAAALVARRFSVVTTLSRTVPRAHELLDRYGFTAACAGVHACDIPVLELDDPAGGALERVTAACARAVAQDGSDAVVLGCAGMAAFTGTIADAIGVPVVDGVAAATTLATALLRTGTRPSGRGELAPPPPKPVTGLLHPFQITREASTTRLPVPAVPSR
- a CDS encoding NCS1 family nucleobase:cation symporter-1, whose amino-acid sequence is MTAPQPDSPPTATTATTAPPAPADARPNDLVEAAGMPVGDGEVRATYDPRLTNEDLAPLKKQTWSSYNIFAFWMSDVHSVGGYVTAGSLFALGIASWQVLVSLVVGIVIVQVFCNLVAKPSQKTGVPYPVINRAVFGVLGANVPAIIRGLIAVAWYGVQTFLAAESLNIIFLKFVPASQSLLEPSFLGLNALGWISYAILWCAQAALFWHGMETIRRFIDWAGPAVYVVMIVMAVYLVSEAGWSNISLNLSAGPPMTFAASIPVMLSAIALVVSYFSGPMLNFGDFSRYGRSFAAVKKGNLLGLPINFLFFSVLTVICASATVPVFGELITDPIATVRAIDTPFAILLGGLTFVTATVGINIVANFISPAFDFSNVAPQRISWRAGGMIAAVGSVLLTPWNWYDNDEAIHYTLGVLGALIGPLFGILIAGYYVIGRQRVHVDDMFTMAPTGRYWYSRGYNRNALATVGTAGLVAVATAVLPRPLAQLGLVDVTWLSSYSWFVGCGLGYAMFVWLERRNPQMPVLDADDPHVSVGSTDVPAVVSQQA